One Nymphaea colorata isolate Beijing-Zhang1983 unplaced genomic scaffold, ASM883128v2 scaffold0292, whole genome shotgun sequence genomic window carries:
- the LOC126409449 gene encoding ATP synthase subunit a, chloroplastic produces MNVLPCSINALKGLYEISGVEVGQHFYWQIGGFQVHAQVLITSWVVIAILLGSAAIAVRNPQTIPTDGQNFFEYVLEFIRDVSKTQIGEEEYGPWVPFIGTLFLFIFVSNWSGALLPWRIIQLPHGELAAPTNDINTTVALALPTSVAYFYAGLTKKGLGYFGKYIQPTPILLPINVLEDFTKPLSLSFRLFGNILADELVVVVLVSLVPLVIPIPVMFLGLFTSGIQALIFATLAAAYIGESMEGHH; encoded by the coding sequence ATGAATGTTCTACCATGTTCCATCAACGCACTAAAGGGGTTATACGAGATATCCGGCGTGGAAGTAGGCCAACATTTCTATTGGCAAATAGGGGGTTTCCAAGTGCATGCCCAAGTACTTATAACTTCCTGGGTcgtaattgctatcttattaggTTCAGCCGCTATAGCCGTTCGGAATCCACAAACTATCCCGACCGACGGTCAGAATTTTTTCGAATATGTTCTTGAATTCATTCGAGACGTGAGCAAAACTcaaattggagaagaagaatatggtCCTTGGGTTCCTTTTATTGGAACTCTGttcctatttatttttgtttctaactgGTCAGGTGCTCTTTTACCTTGGAGAATCATACAGTTACCTCATGGGGAGTTAGCTGCACCCACGAATGATATAAATACTACTGTTGCTTTAGCTTTACCCACGTCAGTGGCATATTTCTATGCAGGCCTTACTAAAAAGGGATTGGGTTATTTCGGTAAATATATTCAACCAACTCCAATACTTTTACCAATTAATGTCTTAGAAGATTTCACAAAACCTTTATCACTTAGTTTTCGACTTTTCGGGAATATATTGGCCGATGAATTAgtagttgttgttcttgtttctttagtACCTTTAGTGATTCCTATACCTGTGATGTTCCTCGGATTATTCACAAGCGGtattcaagctctcatttttgcaaccttagccgcggcttatataggtgaatccatGGAAGGTCATCATTGA
- the LOC126409450 gene encoding 30S ribosomal protein S2, chloroplastic-like codes for MTRRYWNIHLEEMMEAGVHFGHGTRKWNPRMAPYISAKRKGIHITNLTRTARFLSEACDLVFDAASRGKHFLIVGTKDKAADSVASAAIRARCHYVNKKWLGGMSTNWSTTETRLQKFRDLRVRAEMGQLSRLPKRDAAILKRQLSHFQTYLAVSNI; via the coding sequence ATGACAAGAAGATATTGGAACATCCATTTGGAAGAGATGATGGAAGCGGGGGTTCATTTTGGTCATGGTACTAGGAAATGGAATCCTAGAATGGCACCTTACATCTCTGCAAAGCGTAAAGGTATTCATATTACAAATCTTACGAGAACTGCTCGTTTTTTATCAGAAGCCTGTGATTTAGTTTTTGACGCAGCAAGTAGAGGAAAACACTTCCTAATAGTTGGTACGAAAGATAAGGCAGCTGATTCGGTAGCATCAGCTGCAATAAGGGCTCGGTGTcattatgtcaataaaaaatggCTCGGTGGTATGTCAACGAATTGGTCCACTACGGAAACGAGGCTTCAGAAGTTCAGGGACTTGAGAGTGAGAGCCGAGATGGGGCAACTCAGTCGTCTCCCGAAACGGGATGCAGCAATATTGAAGAGACAATTATCTCACTTTCAAACATATCTGGCGGTATCAAATATATGA
- the LOC126409457 gene encoding DNA-directed RNA polymerase subunit beta' produces MNHNFSSMIDQYKHQQLRIGLVSPKQIRAWANKILPNGEIVGEVTKPYTFHYKTNKPEKDGLFCERIFGPIKSGICACGNYRVIGGEKEEPKFCEQCGVESVDSRIRRYQMGYIKLACPVTHVWYLKRLPSYIANLSDKPLKELEGLVYCDFSFARPIAKKPTFLRLRGSFEYEIQSRKYSIPLFFTTQGFDTFRNREISTGATAIREQLADLDLRIIIDRSLVEWKELGEEGSTGNDWEDRKIGRRKDFLVRRMELAKHFLRTNVEPEWMVLSLLPVLPPELRPIIQIDGGKSMSSDINELYRRVIYRNNTLTDLLTTSRSTPGELVMCQEKLVQEAVDTLLDNGIRGQPMRDGHNKVYKSFSDVIEGKEGRFRETLLGKRVDYSGRSVIVVGPSLSLHQCGLPREIAIELFQTFVIRGLIRQHLASNIGLAKSKIREKEPIVWEILQEVMQGHPVLLNRAPTLHRLGIQAFQPILVEGRAICLHPLVCKGFNADFDGDQMAVHVPLSLEAQAEARLLMFSHTNLLSPAIGDPISVPTQDMLMGLYVLTMGNRRGICANRYNPCNPRNYQNERIDHSNYEYRKGKEPYFCSSYDALGAYRQKGIDLYSTLWLRWRLDQRVIASINREVPIEVQYESLGTYHEIYDHYRVVRSVKKGMLCIYIRTTVGHISFYREIEEAVQGFCRSYSYGT; encoded by the exons ATGAatcataatttttcttctatgaTCGATCAGTATAAACATCAACAACTTCGAATTGGATTAGTTTCTCCTAAACAAATACGTGCTTGGGCCAACAAAATCCTACCGAATGGAGAGATAGTTGGAGAGGTGACAAAACCCtatacttttcattacaaaacCAATAAACCGGAAAAAGATGGGTTgttttgtgaaagaatttttgGACCTATAAAAAGTGGAATTTGTGCTTGTGGAAATTATCGAGTGATCGGgggtgaaaaagaagaaccgAAATTTTGCGAACAATGCGGAGTCGAATCTGTTGATTCTCGGATCCGAAGATATCAAATGGGATACATCAAACTAGCATGCCCGGTGACTCATGTGTGGTATTTGAAACGTCTTCCTAGTTATATCGCGAATCTTTCAGATAAACCTCTTAAGGAATTAGAAGGCCTGGTATACTGCG atttttcttttgctaggCCCATAGCTAAAAAACCTACTTTCTTACGATTACGAGGTTCATtcgaatatgaaatccaatccCGGAAATACAGTATCCCACTTTTTTTTACTACCCAAGGCTTCGATACATTTAGAAATCGAGAAATATCTACCGGAGCTACTGCTATCAGAGAACAATTAGCCGATCTGGATTTGCGAATTATTATAGATCGTTCATTGGTGGAATGGAAGGAATTGGGAGAAGAAGGATCAACCGGGAATGACTGGGAAGATAGAAAAATTGGGAGGAGAAAAGATTTTTTGGTTAGACGCATGGAATTGGCTAAGCATTTTCTTCGAACAAATGTAGAACCAGAATGGATGGTTTTGTCCCTATTACCAGTTCTTCCTCCCGAGTTGAGGCCAATCATTCAGATTGATGGGGGTAAATCAATGAGTTCAGATATTAATGAACTTTATAGAAGAGTTATCTATCGGAACAATACTCTTACCGATCTATTAACAACAAGTAGATCTACGCCGGGGGAATTAGTAATGTGTCAGGAAAAATTGGTACAAGAAGCTGTAGATACACTTCTTGATAATGGGATCCGCGGACAACCAATGAGGGACGGTCACAATAAAGTTTACAAGTCGTTTTCAGATGTAATTGAAGGCAAAGAGGGAAGATTTCGCGAGACTCTACTTGGTAAACGGGTCGATTATTCGGGTCGTTCCGTCATTGTGGTAGGCCCTTCgctttcactgcatcaatgTGGATTACCTCGAGAAATAGCAATAGAGCTTTTTCAGACATTTGTAATTCGTGGTCTAATCAGACAACATCTTGCTTCCAACATAGGACTTGCTAAAAGTAAAATTCGGGAAAAAGAACCCATTGTATGGGAAATACTTCAAGAAGTTATGCAGGGGCATCCTGTATTGCTAAATAGAGCACCCACTTTGCATAGATTAGGCATACAGGCGTTCCAACCTATTTTAGTGGAGGGACGAGCTATTTGTTTACATCCATTGGTTTGTAAGGGATTCAATGCGGACTTCGATGGAGATCAAATGGCTGTTCATGTACCTTTATCTTTGGAAGCTCAAGCAGAAGCTCGTTTACTTATGTTTTCTCATACGAATCTCTTGTCTCCAGCCATTGGGGATCCCATTTCCGTACCCACTCAAGATATGCTTATGGGGCTCTATGTATTAACGATGGGGAATCGTAGAGGTATTTGTGCAAATAGGTATAATCCATGTAACCCCAGAAACTaccaaaatgaaagaattgatCATAGTAATTATGAGTATAGGAAAGGGAAAGAACCCTATTTTTGTAGTTCCTACGATGCACTTGGGGCTTATCGGCAGAAAGGGATCGATTTATATAGTACTTTATGGCTACGGTGGCGACTAGATCAACGTGTCATTGCCTCAATAAATAGAGAAGTTCCCATCGAAGTTCAATATGAATCTTTGGGCACTTATCATGAGATTTATGATCACTATCGAGTAGTAAGAAGTGTAAAAAAAGGAATGCTTTGTATATACATTCGAACTACTGTTGGCCATATTTCCTTTTATCGAGAAATAGAAGAAGCCGTACAGGGGTTTTGTCGGTCCTATTCATATGGTACCTGA